In the Drosophila virilis strain 15010-1051.87 chromosome 4, Dvir_AGI_RSII-ME, whole genome shotgun sequence genome, GAAATATATCTGATGTAAAGCGAATTTTCGTTTTAGTTTTGTGCAAGCGCTCAAAAAACCTAATCAGCTGCTTTGGCCGATATATTGAAGGGTTTTTTTAGTAAACTATttgctatttaaatatattttttgataaaacagtttaattacttattgaatttgacaattatattaataataaatacaaaacgtTCGATTTTTGAGTCTTTTTTAACTGAACTTACGTTCCAACAGCGGCAAGGCATAAAAGCAAAGACTGTCAGTCATGTTTCAATAATCATCAGATtctatattgttgttgtcttgtCACTCGTTCAAAGAACTTATGGAGAAACCAGGCATAACCAAGCCTTTTCCACAAATCCTTGAACAGGAAAACAAAGAACCCGTAACCAATGGACTGGATTGCAATGCCATAGAAGGAATGTATTTCTTAACTTAAATCAGCCTTTCCACGCCTTCAGAATGAAATTAAAACCTTGAAAATAAgcacataaatacaaaaaattgaaagttatttaatgaatagaaaaaaaaacaacataaaattttatagCGATTGCAGTTCGCACAGCCAAgagttgaatttaattaatatgtgCCACAAAAAGTAATAcgattaaagaaaatataataaaaaaaaaaaaaaaaacaaatcaaagcgCAGAAAGagaaacaatatttatttacatgttTCAGCCGTAAAAGCGCAACAAATCAAATAGACCGCCATAAATCtaatcaatttaaaaagaaatatatctCTTTTTGGggctggcgctgctgttgaTAACGCGTCAAGTGCTCGACGGCAGTGCAGTGCGCGAAAATCCGAGTACATATTCAAATCGAGTCACTGATTCGAATTGAGGTCTaaaaaataatcgaaataTCGCGAATTACAACAATTGCAGCCGAGCGCAACAAATTTACAGCGGCAATTAAGTGCGCggccataaatcaaaaatcCGGCAACAGTTATCAAAAGAGGGTTAAAGCACCGTTAACCACTCGGCTCAGTTTTATTTGCAGGCACCAatcacaataacaataaatacaaaaataccaataataacaatagcaatagcaacaaaagaTGTTCGATAAATATGCTAAAATAGTAGCTGACAACTAACCAACCACAGCAAGCGGCAAACGGTAaacggcaaacggcaaacagcagcaggcagcaggcagcaaataaacaataacaatcccCTTTACCCCCACCATTCACTATTTAACAACCCGGCGTGTGAGGCTCCCCACCCAGGTGACCCCTGCCatacaagagcagcagcagcacccgCTCTCCCCCGCAAACATGGCCTGCTTTCCGCGTCTCTTCCATCATCGcagtaaaaacaaatttacgCCCGCTCAAGATGAGAACACCGACACGATACTCAACACACAAGATAGCCCCGTGGTGAGTTTCTGCAACTGAGAGAGCAGtgtacacacgcatacacatacgcaTGAGTACATGTGCTGGCCGATAAGCGGCACTGATAAGTTGATTAAGTGTTTAATTAAGTTATGGGGCGGGGGTAACTGGCCAACGCTATAACTAAGCGTTACAGTTAACCAAATACTAAAGCtgactaaaaataaaaaaaaacaaaaaaaaacacgtgtGTAGCCAAAAACTTGTTATCCTTATCAACGACTTTGGGGAATGTGACGTTCACTTTTCACATGCCTTatcataataacaaaatagaaaGAGCTTTCGTACAAGCACCGAAGTTCTTATACACTCACTGAACTGATTTAgcacaaaaaaatgttatattttatcatctttattatttacaaatttaaaagtttATCTTTTACAAAATTGATTAGAAAGTCTTTGTTAAGTTATATGCATCTTTTATAAGCAAACTATGTTATAGCCATTTTCAAGCTTTAACTGTCGAGTTtatcaaatgaaataattaaGCATAACTATCTAAACGGGGCAATACGTAAAATCATAGCACATTATGTTCCCTTATCTATTTGTCATTGAAATCCCAATAGTTAGTAGCAATATTTATCAATTGCCAACGCTAAACTCGTATCTATCACACTCATAAGCATATAAGTACATATTAatgatatatattatgttaCTAAAGTTGATGGCTTAGTTTTGGCTTCTGATAATAGTAGGTCTTATGTGGCCATATGCTCGGAGTTAAAAGGCAGTGCCTGAGATAGTGTTTAATTGTAAAGGACCTAAGCtctcataaatatttgatcGCCAAGTATTTGACGTATCAGGTTGTGATTTTCATTCACTTTGAACTGGATTTCCCATTCGAAATTGGTTTAACCAAATTACCCAGGCCCATAACAATATCTTTGAAATTGCAATCGCAGCACTTGGTTTGGTTGAAACAAAAGCACAcatttaatatgcaaaaatatgatAAGCATGCACATGAATTATGTGTGGGAACGAAACTCATGCATAAATCGAACCCAAACATATAACAACCGGCAAATGGAACATAAATATGCACAGTTCGTAGGTGCGTAGCTATCGATGGAAGAAACATTGAGTGCCGTAGTGTACTGTACTAGATGCCTGCGGTTGCTGACGGGATGTGAACGTGCTAAGGATTGTCAGGATTGCACGCACATGCCAATATAAGCGTGGAGTTCAAAGTCAAAGTCGTCAAATAAACAACGCCCCAGAGGGAAATAAATGCATTGGATTTGACATCTTGAAGTGTTGCCAGCTAGCGCTGcgataaatacaaaataaaaagaaaaaaaatgaaaattatgcaCCGTGTTTTTTGACAAATTTATGACTTCGTAACACTCTTTACTTTAATACAGGTGAGCAATACTTTGTAGGCAACgattagcaacaacaatcggTATCGCATCAAAACATCCATCAGAATAATCGCTCCGGGCGGCTGCCCCCCCCTCAACATAGCGAGAGCATTTGCCAGCGATTCTTTTCTGGCGGTTTCCGTGGGAAAACGGAAAACCTGTCAAAATGTCGTCGTTTAAGGCTGATTAGCATATCAAAGTAGAGACAACCACGCGACCTGCATATTGACATGTGTTTATTTATGCGGCTTGTGGGCTGccaaacgacaacaacagcaacgatgCCACATTGTGGCCTCCCCAAAAggtttgaatattttattgcccgcATGCCTGGCTGCCAATTGAGCGATAAGACGCTCTGCTATTTTGCGGGTGACACCACAAGACCAGAGTTGGGAGTTCAAAAAATGCCTTTAAAGTCGAACGAGGCCGACATAAAAGTCACTAATCGCTGGCGCTACTTTGGCTCATTTAAAGTGCGATATCCTGTCCGCAGGGATTATaacaaagaaatttatataacTACGATTATTGGCTAGTTCTGATATTAATTTACACCCACCAGATAGTGCTCACAATTATTAGTGCAACCAAATGGAATCAGAATTATTTTTACTAATTTCTCAATTTGCCTTTTGTAACATTTTtgtacattaaatatttttcttatattttatcAATAGTAagctttgtatttgttttaatttatttattttttagcttGTCAGCGTTTCATTCTATCTTTACCAACAATATCTCCACAACAGAAAATTCATTGAGATTTTCATTGGAATTTCGCACTAACATAAGCTTGTTtctattttaaacttttttgtttacagtCATAAAACAAAGCTTTAATATACTCTTTGCTACTTCACATAAAAGCGTTTCTATCTTTATCAAgtgcacatataaatataagcaaataaaaatactcaAATAATGTGAGCAcgacatttaaataaaagtcaaCCCAACGAACTTTAAATACTCTTaccgaaaaacaacaatataatccAGCCGATCGCTATAAATATTCAAGTTATTAGCTCTGAAAATTGAAGAAAGCAACAAAGACTTTGAACTTGAAGACCTAAGCTATAGACTGCAGCTGTGTGAGTGTAACTTATTAAATGAGTGTATTCAAGAGATACTCGCATATTTAGATACCCCATCTATAGGTACACATGAGAagaacatttattatttattttaaacaatgtgcCCGTAAATAAAAGCGGACAAACAAAGGAATCGGCACAGATAAGGTTGTGGGCCGGGTTGGAGGCTATCAACATGGCAGTGGAAAAAAGTCAATATTAATGAGAATTGGATACTCTTTTATGGCACTCGTGACTAATTCGAAGACAAATGCGAATAGCTCGATTAGTTTTGGGTTGGCAAATTTAAAAggaattgcaaatttaaatttatgccaAAAGCACTTTTAGTTTCATAAAACTGCAAGCcaaaatacacgcacacacacacacacacacaatcgcaCACTCAATTAAAGTACATCAACCCGATAAACCTTTTCGAAATTCCTGAGCTGTCACATAATCAAAAGTGGGGAAAAGCCCCTCTGACTTTCGTGTCGTCAGCTGGCGGCGAGTTGGATTTAAACAAATGACAGTTTTTTATGCAATATAAAGAGCAAAGCTCgaaagtatgaaaaatatttgccacAAGTATAATGCGTACACacaatgcaaatacaaatacgaatACAAACGCGACAATGTAGAAACATATTTATAAGGCGCAAATGCTACAAACGCCAACACAAtggctgtttgttgttgtttattgagGCTCAATGGCGGGATAAACTGGCAACTGTTGCAGACATTTTAACTGCACGGCTCTTCGCATTTATCAGCCGTGTCAGCTACAGATTGATTTCAAAGCAAGGGACAGATACACCAGCacatcaacacacacacacacccgcagaGAGTCAAGCAAGCAGCCGGCATTATTTGCTTACTTTCACAGATTGTTTGGGAATTTCcttttttaaatgattttttttttttgttgttgccgattTGTTGGCATTTTCTGAGTAGCAGTAGCAATTGTTGTTCCTTTCGcagttatatacatattttgtattctCTTTGTTAGCCGAGACCTGTTGACATTTGATGCGATTTGAGGTCCCGCAGTGAATAAAGCTAAATTATGTTGGACATAAATTTCAACAGCTGTCGAGCTTAAGTCCAGCTGCCAGCTAATGCTAAGAAACCTTTTTATCCTTACATTAAGTTTTAGCGTTTACTCTAAATGGTAGttgaaataatttcaaaaatgctGTGACACGAAATAATAGAACTATAACACTGGATAATAGAGGgaaagggtttttttttattttaaaaactttatttattctttCCATCTTATTATCAATACTCTTTGAGTATATAACTTAGTCTATTAtccatatattttaaaaacaagcaTTATTATGTTCGATGCTAATTGCAGTTATGAATCAGGTGTTAATATGACCACAATTCTCTTATCAACAATATTTGTAAAAGGAAATTTAATTGCTAtataaacttattttaagATTTGCGCAAACTATAGTCACATATAcgaacataaaaaattataaattgtattttaactCGTTCTAATGGCTTACATTTTCGTATTCATTTTCAGCAAATTGGTCTCTACATACGACGCGAGGAGAAACCACTTTACTCGCCCATAATTACGCCTAGTGCCAGTGAGGTGAGTGTCTTTTTTTAGCAGGTAAATCTGTTGCATAGCACTGCTCTCAGCACAAACTCACGGGTCCGGCGGCCATCCATCCAACCAATTCAAGCTATCCGACCGTTTTCTGCTTGTCTTTGGCAAACTCAATTAATATTTGCACACATGTTTCTTATACTTTCAAACGAAATGATGctaacgacaacgacaacaacaacacaaaacacttgtaaatatgtacacaacacaacaacaacacaaacaataCCCACGGACCCATTTGCACCCCGCActtttgtttgtctttgtAAATGTTTGAACGTACGTCCACACCTGGTTTCCCACCGGGTCCTATTAGGCGCAACTGCAGCGCCTAAAACAACAGCCCTCCAGTTCCTCCGTCCAGCCGCTCCAGGCTGTAGCCGAAAATGTGGTCAGCCCTAGCATTACTGGCAACACTGCTGACAACAATGCCGACGACAGCATAGGAAGCCAGcaccaggagcagcagcaacagcagcatccaAAGAAGTTTCGCTCGCACAAAAGCAGGCTTCAGGCAGAGGATAGAGAAAAGGAGAAGGAGAAGTTCTCGACAGTCAATGGAAGTGCAATTAATGTCACACGTACcaattcaaaattaaaaccCGTCAAAGAACGACGCCCCACCGCACTGCCTACCGAGGCGCCCAACGTGAATGGCGCCCAACGTGTGGCTGATGTGGATGCCGATAAGGAACTGGCAACGGGGGAGCTGGAGCAGGTTGCTGATGTTGTGGACGGAGAGTCAAAGCTCAAAGGGAATGCGAATGGCATAATTGATGAGAATGGTGACAATGAGGCTGTCAAAACTCCATCGACAGGAACGCCCTCGATATTCACACCAATACCAACACCGCCAGCAAAGGCAAATGTTAAATTTTTCATTGGTCATACACAGGAACTAAATGCCGAGCAGCCCTCAGATGACATTTTGTCCTGGCATAGTAATGatgctaacaacaacaacaacagcaacagcaacaagctgACAAATGGAACATTACCAGGACATGCACATGGACAGCGGCTGGCCGAGTCAATGACGACGACAACGGCGACGTCGCCAAAGGTGCCCGCAAAGAGCTGCAGCAATGTGTCACTCAATTATCTTAGAAGGTCCAAAAGCACGATAGCCAGCACTGAGCCAGTGACCACCAGCCAGCGGAGGCGTGTGTCGACCATGCCCGACATTAACATACCAACACCACCACCCATGCCTCTAGAGCTCCTAAAGCCGGTAACACCGCTGCATTTGCGCAAGAAGCGAAGTGCAGAGCGTCAAGCTTCTCAGGACTCACTTCCAGTAGCCGCCCCCGATGCTTCAGCCAGCCAAGTATGTAACAAACCAGTTTAGCCCGGCGAAAAGGTCATCTGAATTTTGTGGCCAGTTGCCAACAGTTTGTGTAATTTTTCGAGCAGTCTGTTAGCTTAAAGCTTAGGATATACCCAGGTCTCTGATGGATAGGAAATATATTGGAGCACAGAACTAGAATTTAGTAGGTGGATATATTGTGAAGCTCTCGCTATCGAATAATATATTTCACACAGTTTCAGTCATAGTTTGAAAGTCAATTTCGTTAAATTACAGTTTGCGAGTAATATGGTATTTACTGTAGGTAAACTTATAAACATGAatagataatatatatgctaaatgcatttattagatGCACCTAATAGATTCatgttataaatattatttgaatttcaaaaaCTTCGCCCAATTGAAACCCTTGTTCGTGCTCCCCTTGAACGAAATGTGCAATTATTTTACCAGACCAATACAACATTGTTTAACCTGGGCGTGGCAGTAGTTAAGTACtcattataaattaaataacccTTTCTACTTCAATATGCAgctaaaataacaaaagggTACACAAAATGGCCAACAGCTGTGGAAAAGTCGGTATATTATTGTACAAACTAGCAGTGGGAGTCGAGGCAGGATGTTGACTCCTCGGCATGCTACTAATTACAAGCGAAATGTTAATTGTTTGGCAACAGACATGAACTCTAACTTTTGGCCAACAAAAACAGGACAAACAGATAAAACTGTTGCCTACCCTATCACGCAGGACTTTcccctttctctctcgctctccctctgcTTTTATGCAGTTGATGCTCTTTTACTGTCTGGTTACATTTCTTAAAGCGCCCGATACTTACCTGTATCTAAATGCTCTCCTTGCCAAATGTCGCTGAGGCAGCGAATTTGCCAACCCACAACTGAAATTTGGCTGATGTTGCGCCTTGTAAGACGCCATCCCTATATTACGCGACTTCACTTTATCCTCCGAGCCTGCCTACGTGCAGCGACTGTGACTGCGATAGTTTGGCCTCACAGATCTGGCCCCAACCGGAAACGCTTATAATGGTTGCGATTCCACTGTGTAAATGGaggtaaatatttaatgggAAGCGTCCGTTAGGGCCCACGGTTAGACAACCCAACACACTTTAGAAGCTTGTAAAATCTTTAATTCACTAAAATAAAACTGAGTAAGCTTGAGTGGGTCTGTGTTCTCAGGCAGTGATAAACTGTCGACTCAATTGAAATGTCCCAAGTTCCATTTGATGTCATAGAAGAGGTGCCTTAACAATCAAAACATGTTGGGTCAACCCTGAGCTAATCTCAAAGCTCAACTTAAACTGTCAACAAATAACCACAAAACTCAGTTGACCATTAAAAGattggaaaaaaacaaacaaacaaacaaacagctaAATAACCCAATATTTGGTTTGATTTGGTTTACTTTTGGGCTATTGTTCGAAATCAACCGCATCAATTAGGATGAAACGTCCAAGCTAGAGGACAGCGAGAGAgccagcagaagcagcaatgGGTCTGCAACGAAAATACATCGCGTGGAGGGAGGTCTCATCTATGTGCGACCGAATTTGCCCGTGCAGCAGAATATTGAAATCGAATTTAATGCAAAGGACGAAGCGTAAGTTGAGTAAACATCTATTGTTGATTGCCCAAGGTAAGCCATATCTATGTGGGTCCGCCTCACTGCCTTCCTCGCTCTAGTACACGCAATCTCATACTCAATGCCATCGAACGAAACGATTTCCTCAATAATCTAATGGACAAGGAGCGCAAGGACATGGTCATCAATGCAATGGCACCGGCCAGCTACAAGAAGAACAGTTACATCATCAATGAGCACGACGAGGGCTCCGAGATCTTTGTCTCCGCCGAAGGTTACTACGATGTCATACAAGCGGGTCAGAATGTGGGCAACTTCGGGCCAGCCACCGTCTTTGGTGAACTAGCAATACTCTACAATGCGCCACGCAAAGCCACTATAAAGGGTAAGTAGCTTCATCTCCAGAAGTGTAACACTGCAAGTGAACTCTGCCTTGCAGCTGCCACCGATGCGCGAGTTTGGAAGATTACGCGTGAAACGTTTCGTGCCATTATGCAAATCTCGGGCTCTAGGGAGCGCGAGGAGAACTTGCAGTTCCTACGCTCGGCTCCATTTCTGCAGGAGCTGGAGAAGAGTCTACTCACCAAAGTTGTCGATCTGTTACAGCGGGTAGGAGCTCTTACGTTTCTTTACAAGTcgcaataaacattttggaaATGTTCGTAGAAATTTTACGAGACAGGCAGCTGCATTGTACGCGAGGGCGAGGTGGGCAACGAGTTCTTCATCATACGCGGCGGCACGGTGACCATCAAGAAGAAGAACCAAGCTGGGCAGGAACAAATTGTGGCCAAGCGTAAGCGTGGCGACTACTTTGGGGAGCAGGCACTCATGAATGCGGACGTCCGGCAGGCGAGCGTCTATGCGGATGCGCCAGGCACTGAGGTGCTCAAACTGGAGCGAGAGTAAGAATTAAACGCCCAATAAGTCTACTCGTAGTATATCCTGCCCTCTTCTGCCCTCTTCACAGGGCCTTCATCAGCTACCTGGGCACCATAAGGCAGCTGAGCGAGAAGCCGCAAGCGCAGACCAACAACGAGAATGGGCGTTCAAATAGCAAAGGCGCCGAATTCGATAATGAGCATGCACACATCGCAATCTCGGATCTGAAGAAAGTAGCTACTCTGGGTGCTGGCGCTTTTGGTCGTGTGGATCTGGTCACGCACAACAGTAAGGCATTTGCGCTGAAGATCATTAAGAAGATCGAGGTGATTAAGCAGGATCAAATCGAGCACGTCTACAATGAGAAGAATGTGATGATCAAGTGCCGCGATTCACCCTTTATAGTGCAGTGAGTAGATTCAATCTGAAATCTAATGACATTTCAACTTTCGGAAACCCTTTAACCTAGACTCTATCGCACCTATCGTAATGAGAAGTATGTGTACTTTCTGATGGAGGCCTGCATGGGCGGCGATGTCTGGACGGTCATGTCAAAGCGTCAGTATTTCGATGATAAGACTGCCAAGTTTATAGCGGGCTGCGTCGTAGAAGCCTTTGACTTTCTGCACGCGCATAACTTTATCTACAGGGACCTCAAGCCGGAGAACCTGATGCTCAGCAGCGATGGCTACTGCAAGCTGGTAAGTTGTTATGAAACTTTGAATGCCACATATTTTGAATgggcattttaaatatttatcaggTCGACTTTGGCTTCGCCAAGTACGTGCGTCCCAACGAGAAGACCAACACGTTTGCCGGCACGCCTGAGTATGTGGCGCCCGAGATTATTTTGGATCGCGGTCATGATCGCGCCGTGGACTACTGGGCACTGGGCATACTTGTGTATGAGCTGCTGGTTGGCAAAACGCCCTTTCGCGGGGTCAATCAAATCAAGATCTATCAAAACATCCTGAGTGGCATCGATGTCATACACATGCCCTCCCGCATACCCAAGTCTGCGCAGCATCTAATACGGCATCTGTGCAAGCAGCTGCCCGCCGAGCGGCTGGGCTATCAGCGCAAGGGCATTGCGGACATTAAGCGGCATAGCTGGTTCGAGAGCCTGGACTGGACGCGACTTAGACAAAAACAGCTTCCCTCGCCCATTAAGCGCAACCTGAGGAGTTTGACAGACCTGCAATACTTTATTCACGCTCAGGAGCCAGACTACGAGCCGCCCGAAGAGCTAAGTGGCTGGGATAAGGACTtctaaaaaagtatatataaccAAAGACATTGTTCATAAGTAAATAGATTTTAATCGGTTAGACCGTAGATACGAGGCGAATACGTGTCATAAGctgtaaataaatttgatattaTGATTGTTTAAAGTTGATGACTTTCAGAAGTTGATCTGGAACCCGACAGTGCACTCCCGATGTTGTGCAATTTAACTTTGGTTAGCTTCTGTACCGCCTGCGGTTGATGCCGCCCAATCAGCCACTTCAATTAGAAGCGCaaacttgttttgttgttatcgagatgtcacacgcacacacacacacacacacacacacacaacagagTTAGCCAAGCAACtagaataaataaacatttttaattaagcgCTTTCAGCGAGTTTTCACTTGGCTCGCGACACATTGTTTTCAAAGTTTCTATGTTACAAAACGCTGTCCAGTCTTAAAGACACATATATGCGCTGCAGACAGCTTTAAACATCATTAGGTGGCACTTTATAATTGTGTCTTAAAGCAACTTTGTCGTCCTATTGTCTGGCTTGTAGGGCTGAGCTTGTGCTGTCGTCATCAAGAGCTGACGGTAGTCATTATTGCCCGCATGCCGTTGACATTCATTTGTATCTTATAGATACTTCTAAAAGCACATCCAACATAATTGCATTGTGTGCATGTGGCTTTTCATGCCACGTTGCGAATGCTGCACATGACACaaactttattgtttttgaatataataataaagtgGAGCTTGCCTTACGGCAGCTAACGAACGAGCAAGGTTTCCCATCTAGGTAGCTCCAACAAGTGCGAGCAAAGCTGCCCAGAAAcctcaagtgtgtgtgtgtgtgtgtgtgtttctgtgtgcgtgtgtgtgtgcgtcagcTTGGTCGTTATGCAAATATGAAACGGAGTCGAGTGCAATTACGTGAACTTGAGGTCTTTATATCAAGTCTCTGTGGACCACCTCAAGCCAATGTTCTACGAGTCCAACTGAAACTTCAGCCCTTTGTTTAATTTCGGACTGACGAattcaaatatgaaaatataaattaattttatttttatgatagaaataaaaactttCTTATCAATATATGTTTCTATTTTATGTTCATAATTATAGTGGACAATCAAATCAGTtcgagttttgtttttgtttccgTATAGTCACAAGCATCGGTGGTTCAGTGGTAGAATGCTCGCCTGCCACGCGGGCGGCCCGGGTTCGATTCCCGGCCGATGCAAAAACActttttttgcatataaaatattttatttgatataatTGTATACAACATAAACACCTATTGCCACAGTCACAGAGCTTAGTATTGAGAGGAAATAAAAAGCTCATTCAatcatagaaaataaaattgctgctttgtggttgctgttgtcgccCACTTGGCCTTGCTGTAAACACAAACTGACGATGCAGgaaaaagccacaaaaataataaatgataaTTGATAATAACGTTTTGCTACCTTCCTTCCGTTGGCAGTCACAGTAAACGAATAAGCCAAATAAAAGAGAGTATGTAAaggaaatcaataaaaatgatgGCGACAACATTTGgtcacaatttcaattttgtggCAGCCAAGCAAAACGAGCAAAACGCCGCAGCATTTCAACAATTTCCGACCGCCGTCTGTGACGGCAGCAAgtgaaaattttcattttcgcaACTGTCGCAAATGTTtgctatatattttcttagaCACCTCAGACAACGCCTTCCAGCATTTCTATGCGACTGCACACCGCAGCGACAAAGTTGGACGAAATGTCATCATTTCCGTTGGGAAGACTGTGCGCGCTCAAGCGACaacgacgaggacgaggacgaggacgaggacgtcTACTAGAAAACGAGCATG is a window encoding:
- the LOC6634199 gene encoding cGMP-dependent protein kinase 1 isoform X2 is translated as MACFPRLFHHRSKNKFTPAQDENTDTILNTQDSPVQIGLYIRREEKPLYSPIITPSASEELNAEQPSDDILSWHSNDANNNNNSNSNKLTNGTLPGHAHGQRLAESMTTTTATSPKVPAKSCSNVSLNYLRRSKSTIASTEPVTTSQRRRVSTMPDINIPTPPPMPLELLKPVTPLHLRKKRSAERQASQDSLPVAAPDASASQDETSKLEDSERASRSSNGSATKIHRVEGGLIYVRPNLPVQQNIEIEFNAKDEATRNLILNAIERNDFLNNLMDKERKDMVINAMAPASYKKNSYIINEHDEGSEIFVSAEGYYDVIQAGQNVGNFGPATVFGELAILYNAPRKATIKAATDARVWKITRETFRAIMQISGSREREENLQFLRSAPFLQELEKSLLTKVVDLLQRKFYETGSCIVREGEVGNEFFIIRGGTVTIKKKNQAGQEQIVAKRKRGDYFGEQALMNADVRQASVYADAPGTEVLKLEREAFISYLGTIRQLSEKPQAQTNNENGRSNSKGAEFDNEHAHIAISDLKKVATLGAGAFGRVDLVTHNSKAFALKIIKKIEVIKQDQIEHVYNEKNVMIKCRDSPFIVQLYRTYRNEKYVYFLMEACMGGDVWTVMSKRQYFDDKTAKFIAGCVVEAFDFLHAHNFIYRDLKPENLMLSSDGYCKLVDFGFAKYVRPNEKTNTFAGTPEYVAPEIILDRGHDRAVDYWALGILVYELLVGKTPFRGVNQIKIYQNILSGIDVIHMPSRIPKSAQHLIRHLCKQLPAERLGYQRKGIADIKRHSWFESLDWTRLRQKQLPSPIKRNLRSLTDLQYFIHAQEPDYEPPEELSGWDKDF
- the LOC6634199 gene encoding cGMP-dependent protein kinase 1 isoform X1; protein product: MACFPRLFHHRSKNKFTPAQDENTDTILNTQDSPVQIGLYIRREEKPLYSPIITPSASEAQLQRLKQQPSSSSVQPLQAVAENVVSPSITGNTADNNADDSIGSQHQEQQQQQHPKKFRSHKSRLQAEDREKEKEKFSTVNGSAINVTRTNSKLKPVKERRPTALPTEAPNVNGAQRVADVDADKELATGELEQVADVVDGESKLKGNANGIIDENGDNEAVKTPSTGTPSIFTPIPTPPAKANVKFFIGHTQELNAEQPSDDILSWHSNDANNNNNSNSNKLTNGTLPGHAHGQRLAESMTTTTATSPKVPAKSCSNVSLNYLRRSKSTIASTEPVTTSQRRRVSTMPDINIPTPPPMPLELLKPVTPLHLRKKRSAERQASQDSLPVAAPDASASQDETSKLEDSERASRSSNGSATKIHRVEGGLIYVRPNLPVQQNIEIEFNAKDEATRNLILNAIERNDFLNNLMDKERKDMVINAMAPASYKKNSYIINEHDEGSEIFVSAEGYYDVIQAGQNVGNFGPATVFGELAILYNAPRKATIKAATDARVWKITRETFRAIMQISGSREREENLQFLRSAPFLQELEKSLLTKVVDLLQRKFYETGSCIVREGEVGNEFFIIRGGTVTIKKKNQAGQEQIVAKRKRGDYFGEQALMNADVRQASVYADAPGTEVLKLEREAFISYLGTIRQLSEKPQAQTNNENGRSNSKGAEFDNEHAHIAISDLKKVATLGAGAFGRVDLVTHNSKAFALKIIKKIEVIKQDQIEHVYNEKNVMIKCRDSPFIVQLYRTYRNEKYVYFLMEACMGGDVWTVMSKRQYFDDKTAKFIAGCVVEAFDFLHAHNFIYRDLKPENLMLSSDGYCKLVDFGFAKYVRPNEKTNTFAGTPEYVAPEIILDRGHDRAVDYWALGILVYELLVGKTPFRGVNQIKIYQNILSGIDVIHMPSRIPKSAQHLIRHLCKQLPAERLGYQRKGIADIKRHSWFESLDWTRLRQKQLPSPIKRNLRSLTDLQYFIHAQEPDYEPPEELSGWDKDF